A single Cucumis melo cultivar AY chromosome 4, USDA_Cmelo_AY_1.0, whole genome shotgun sequence DNA region contains:
- the LOC103489844 gene encoding 60S ribosomal protein L23 isoform X2 — MSLGLPVAATVNCADNTGAKNLYIISVKGIKGRLNRLPSACVGDMVMATVKKGKPDLRKKVLPAVIVRQRKPWRRKDGVFMYFEDNAGVIVNPKGEMKGSAITGPIGKECADLWPRIASAANAIA; from the exons ATGTCGCTGGGTCTACCTGTGGCGGCTACAGTGAACTGTGCTGATAATACAGGAGCCAAGAACCTTTATATCATTTCCGTGAAGGGGATCAAGGGCCGCCTTAACCGTTTGCCATCAGCTTGTGTTGGCGATATGGTCATGGCGACAGTTAAGAAGGGAAAACCTGACCTCAGGAAGAAGGTGCTACCTGCTGTTATTGTTAGGCAGCGCAAGCCATGGCGCCGAAAGGACGGTGTCTTCATGTACTTCGAAG ACAATGCTGGTGTCATCGTAAACCCCAAAGGAGAGATGAAGG GTTCTGCTATTACAGGTCCAATTGGAAAGGAATGTGCTGATCTCTGGCCTAGAATTGCAAGTGCTGCTAATGCTATCGCTTGA
- the LOC103489844 gene encoding 60S ribosomal protein L23 isoform X1 encodes MSKRGRGGSAGNKFRMSLGLPVAATVNCADNTGAKNLYIISVKGIKGRLNRLPSACVGDMVMATVKKGKPDLRKKVLPAVIVRQRKPWRRKDGVFMYFEDNAGVIVNPKGEMKGSAITGPIGKECADLWPRIASAANAIA; translated from the exons ATGTCGAAACGAG GTAGGGGAGGTTCCGCTGGGAACAAATTTAGGATGTCGCTGGGTCTACCTGTGGCGGCTACAGTGAACTGTGCTGATAATACAGGAGCCAAGAACCTTTATATCATTTCCGTGAAGGGGATCAAGGGCCGCCTTAACCGTTTGCCATCAGCTTGTGTTGGCGATATGGTCATGGCGACAGTTAAGAAGGGAAAACCTGACCTCAGGAAGAAGGTGCTACCTGCTGTTATTGTTAGGCAGCGCAAGCCATGGCGCCGAAAGGACGGTGTCTTCATGTACTTCGAAG ACAATGCTGGTGTCATCGTAAACCCCAAAGGAGAGATGAAGG GTTCTGCTATTACAGGTCCAATTGGAAAGGAATGTGCTGATCTCTGGCCTAGAATTGCAAGTGCTGCTAATGCTATCGCTTGA